In Glycine max cultivar Williams 82 chromosome 7, Glycine_max_v4.0, whole genome shotgun sequence, a single window of DNA contains:
- the LOC100813142 gene encoding protein DETOXIFICATION 16 isoform X2: MEKRDFRRSKEAAMAIRANGICECVSIQFTNDISHVCRPFGRVASSWCFSGYFICKCHWFQCAGMSSALDTFCGQSYGAQQYHMVGIHMQRAIVIIMLATIPMSFIWAYLRPILVVLHQDKTIAAQAQLYATYLIPSLSANALLRCITKFLQTQNIVLPMMLASGFTTLAHALLCWLLVLKFGLGIKGAAIAFCISNWLNTVLLALYIRFSSSCKSTWTGFSRESLQNIPQFLSLAFPSALMVCLEQWTFQIMVLLSGALPNPKLQTSVLSICFNTTGLFWMIPFGVSVAASTRISNELGAGCPKAAYLAVKVTLLMSFVVGALGFILLMVTRNIWGHIFTNIPEVIRYVASMTPILASSVFVDSIQTALSGIVRGCGWQKLGAFVNLGSYYLVGLPFAIVLAFVLHIKGEGLLLGIVIALTMQVVGFLVITLRTNWEKEANKAAKRIRSNGVPTDANALPSDQN, from the exons ATGGAGAAACGAGATTTCAGAAGAAGCAAAGAAGCAGCTATGGCTATCAGGGCCAATGGTATTTGTGAGTGTGTTTCAATACAGTTTACAAATGATATCTCTCATGTTTGTAGGCCATTTGGACGAGTTGCTTCTAGCTGGTGTTTCTCTGGCTACTTCATTTGTAAATGTCACTGGTTTCAGTGTGCTG GTATGTCAAGTGCACTTGACACATTTTGTGGTCAATCATATGGAGCACAGCAGTATCATATGGTTGGCATACACATGCAGAGAGCCATAGTGATCATCATGCTTGCTACTATACCAATGTCTTTTATTTGGGCATACTTGAGGCCTATTCTGGTTGTTCTGCATCAAGACAAAACAATTGCAGCACAAGCTCAACTATATGCCACATACTTGATCCCAAGCCTTTCAGCCAACGCTCTTCTTCGGTGCATTACTAAGTTCCTACAAACCCAGAACATTGTCCTTCCAATGATGCTAGCTTCTGGATTCACTACCTTAGCACATGCCCTTCTCTGTTGGCTTTTGGTTCTAAAATTTGGGCTTGGCATCAAAGGAGCtgccattgcattttgcatttCAAATTGGCTTAACACGGTGCTACTAGCACTTTACATCAGGTTCTCCTCTTCCTGCAAAAGCACTTGGACTGGTTTCTCAAGGGAATCCTTGCAGAACATTCCTCAATTTCTCAGTCTTGCTTTTCCTTCAGCACTCATGGTCTG CCTAGAACAATGGACTTTTCAGATAATGGTACTCCTATCTGGGGCTCTTCCTAATCCAAAATTGCAAACATCAGTGCTTTCTATATG CTTTAATACAACTGGTCTGTTTTGGATGATACCATTTGGGGTCAGCGTTGCTGCAAG TACAAGGATATCAAATGAACTAGGGGCTGGCTGTCCAAAAGCTGCATATTTAGCAGTTAAAGTCACCTTGTTAATGTCCTTCGTGGTTGGGGCTTTAGGATTTATTCTTCTCATGGTCACAAGAAACATTTGGGGGCATATTTTTACCAATATACCTGAAGTAATCCGTTATGTGGCATCCATGACACCAATTCTTGCAAGCTCTGTCTTTGTAGATTCAATTCAAACAGCATTATCAG GTATTGTAAGAGGATGTGGTTGGCAGAAGCTTGGTGCATTTGTCAATCTTGGATCTTATTATCTTGTGGGGCTTCCCTTTGCAATTGTGTTGGCTTTTGTCCTCCATATCAAAGGAGAG GGGCTCCTTTTAGGGATTGTGATTGCACTTACTATGCAAGTGGTAGGTTTCCTTGTCATCACGTTGCGCACCAATTGGGAGAAAGAA GCAAATAAGGCAGCAAAAAGAATAAGAAGCAACGGAGTGCCAACTGATGCAAATGCACTGCCAAGTgaccaaaattaa
- the LOC100813142 gene encoding protein DETOXIFICATION 16 isoform X3 — MGIWRNEISEEAKKQLWLSGPMVFVSVFQYSLQMISLMFVGHLDELLLAGVSLATSFVNVTGFSVLLGMSSALDTFCGQSYGAQQYHMVGIHMQRAIVIIMLATIPMSFIWAYLRPILVVLHQDKTIAAQAQLYATYLIPSLSANALLRCITKFLQTQNIVLPMMLASGFTTLAHALLCWLLVLKFGLGIKGAAIAFCISNWLNTVLLALYIRFSSSCKSTWTGFSRESLQNIPQFLSLAFPSALMVCLEQWTFQIMVLLSGALPNPKLQTSVLSICFNTTGLFWMIPFGVSVAASTRISNELGAGCPKAAYLAVKVTLLMSFVVGALGFILLMVTRNIWGHIFTNIPEVIRYVASMTPILASSVFVDSIQTALSGIVRGCGWQKLGAFVNLGSYYLVGLPFAIVLAFVLHIKGEGLLLGIVIALTMQVVGFLVITLRTNWEKEVSLRSNHWCYQFSILEEM, encoded by the exons ATGGGCATATGGAGAAACGAGATTTCAGAAGAAGCAAAGAAGCAGCTATGGCTATCAGGGCCAATGGTATTTGTGAGTGTGTTTCAATACAGTTTACAAATGATATCTCTCATGTTTGTAGGCCATTTGGACGAGTTGCTTCTAGCTGGTGTTTCTCTGGCTACTTCATTTGTAAATGTCACTGGTTTCAGTGTGCTG CTAGGTATGTCAAGTGCACTTGACACATTTTGTGGTCAATCATATGGAGCACAGCAGTATCATATGGTTGGCATACACATGCAGAGAGCCATAGTGATCATCATGCTTGCTACTATACCAATGTCTTTTATTTGGGCATACTTGAGGCCTATTCTGGTTGTTCTGCATCAAGACAAAACAATTGCAGCACAAGCTCAACTATATGCCACATACTTGATCCCAAGCCTTTCAGCCAACGCTCTTCTTCGGTGCATTACTAAGTTCCTACAAACCCAGAACATTGTCCTTCCAATGATGCTAGCTTCTGGATTCACTACCTTAGCACATGCCCTTCTCTGTTGGCTTTTGGTTCTAAAATTTGGGCTTGGCATCAAAGGAGCtgccattgcattttgcatttCAAATTGGCTTAACACGGTGCTACTAGCACTTTACATCAGGTTCTCCTCTTCCTGCAAAAGCACTTGGACTGGTTTCTCAAGGGAATCCTTGCAGAACATTCCTCAATTTCTCAGTCTTGCTTTTCCTTCAGCACTCATGGTCTG CCTAGAACAATGGACTTTTCAGATAATGGTACTCCTATCTGGGGCTCTTCCTAATCCAAAATTGCAAACATCAGTGCTTTCTATATG CTTTAATACAACTGGTCTGTTTTGGATGATACCATTTGGGGTCAGCGTTGCTGCAAG TACAAGGATATCAAATGAACTAGGGGCTGGCTGTCCAAAAGCTGCATATTTAGCAGTTAAAGTCACCTTGTTAATGTCCTTCGTGGTTGGGGCTTTAGGATTTATTCTTCTCATGGTCACAAGAAACATTTGGGGGCATATTTTTACCAATATACCTGAAGTAATCCGTTATGTGGCATCCATGACACCAATTCTTGCAAGCTCTGTCTTTGTAGATTCAATTCAAACAGCATTATCAG GTATTGTAAGAGGATGTGGTTGGCAGAAGCTTGGTGCATTTGTCAATCTTGGATCTTATTATCTTGTGGGGCTTCCCTTTGCAATTGTGTTGGCTTTTGTCCTCCATATCAAAGGAGAG GGGCTCCTTTTAGGGATTGTGATTGCACTTACTATGCAAGTGGTAGGTTTCCTTGTCATCACGTTGCGCACCAATTGGGAGAAAGAAGTAAGTCTTCGTTCAAATCACTGGTgttatcaattttcaattttggagGAAATGTAA
- the LOC100813142 gene encoding protein DETOXIFICATION 16 isoform X4, translating to MGIWRNEISEEAKKQLWLSGPMVFVSVFQYSLQMISLMFVGHLDELLLAGVSLATSFVNVTGFSVLLGMSSALDTFCGQSYGAQQYHMVGIHMQRAIVIIMLATIPMSFIWAYLRPILVVLHQDKTIAAQAQLYATYLIPSLSANALLRCITKFLQTQNIVLPMMLASGFTTLAHALLCWLLVLKFGLGIKGAAIAFCISNWLNTVLLALYIRFSSSCKSTWTGFSRESLQNIPQFLSLAFPSALMVCLEQWTFQIMVLLSGALPNPKLQTSVLSICFNTTGLFWMIPFGVSVAASTRISNELGAGCPKAAYLAVKVTLLMSFVVGALGFILLMVTRNIWGHIFTNIPEVIRYVASMTPILASSVFVDSIQTALSGIVRGCGWQKLGAFVNLGSYYLVGLPFAIVLAFVLHIKGEVSLSSRCAPIGRKKQIRQQKE from the exons ATGGGCATATGGAGAAACGAGATTTCAGAAGAAGCAAAGAAGCAGCTATGGCTATCAGGGCCAATGGTATTTGTGAGTGTGTTTCAATACAGTTTACAAATGATATCTCTCATGTTTGTAGGCCATTTGGACGAGTTGCTTCTAGCTGGTGTTTCTCTGGCTACTTCATTTGTAAATGTCACTGGTTTCAGTGTGCTG CTAGGTATGTCAAGTGCACTTGACACATTTTGTGGTCAATCATATGGAGCACAGCAGTATCATATGGTTGGCATACACATGCAGAGAGCCATAGTGATCATCATGCTTGCTACTATACCAATGTCTTTTATTTGGGCATACTTGAGGCCTATTCTGGTTGTTCTGCATCAAGACAAAACAATTGCAGCACAAGCTCAACTATATGCCACATACTTGATCCCAAGCCTTTCAGCCAACGCTCTTCTTCGGTGCATTACTAAGTTCCTACAAACCCAGAACATTGTCCTTCCAATGATGCTAGCTTCTGGATTCACTACCTTAGCACATGCCCTTCTCTGTTGGCTTTTGGTTCTAAAATTTGGGCTTGGCATCAAAGGAGCtgccattgcattttgcatttCAAATTGGCTTAACACGGTGCTACTAGCACTTTACATCAGGTTCTCCTCTTCCTGCAAAAGCACTTGGACTGGTTTCTCAAGGGAATCCTTGCAGAACATTCCTCAATTTCTCAGTCTTGCTTTTCCTTCAGCACTCATGGTCTG CCTAGAACAATGGACTTTTCAGATAATGGTACTCCTATCTGGGGCTCTTCCTAATCCAAAATTGCAAACATCAGTGCTTTCTATATG CTTTAATACAACTGGTCTGTTTTGGATGATACCATTTGGGGTCAGCGTTGCTGCAAG TACAAGGATATCAAATGAACTAGGGGCTGGCTGTCCAAAAGCTGCATATTTAGCAGTTAAAGTCACCTTGTTAATGTCCTTCGTGGTTGGGGCTTTAGGATTTATTCTTCTCATGGTCACAAGAAACATTTGGGGGCATATTTTTACCAATATACCTGAAGTAATCCGTTATGTGGCATCCATGACACCAATTCTTGCAAGCTCTGTCTTTGTAGATTCAATTCAAACAGCATTATCAG GTATTGTAAGAGGATGTGGTTGGCAGAAGCTTGGTGCATTTGTCAATCTTGGATCTTATTATCTTGTGGGGCTTCCCTTTGCAATTGTGTTGGCTTTTGTCCTCCATATCAAAGGAGAG GTTTCCTTGTCATCACGTTGCGCACCAATTGGGAGAAAGAA GCAAATAAGGCAGCAAAAAGAATAA
- the LOC100813142 gene encoding protein DETOXIFICATION 16 isoform X1 — protein sequence MGIWRNEISEEAKKQLWLSGPMVFVSVFQYSLQMISLMFVGHLDELLLAGVSLATSFVNVTGFSVLLGMSSALDTFCGQSYGAQQYHMVGIHMQRAIVIIMLATIPMSFIWAYLRPILVVLHQDKTIAAQAQLYATYLIPSLSANALLRCITKFLQTQNIVLPMMLASGFTTLAHALLCWLLVLKFGLGIKGAAIAFCISNWLNTVLLALYIRFSSSCKSTWTGFSRESLQNIPQFLSLAFPSALMVCLEQWTFQIMVLLSGALPNPKLQTSVLSICFNTTGLFWMIPFGVSVAASTRISNELGAGCPKAAYLAVKVTLLMSFVVGALGFILLMVTRNIWGHIFTNIPEVIRYVASMTPILASSVFVDSIQTALSGIVRGCGWQKLGAFVNLGSYYLVGLPFAIVLAFVLHIKGEGLLLGIVIALTMQVVGFLVITLRTNWEKEANKAAKRIRSNGVPTDANALPSDQN from the exons ATGGGCATATGGAGAAACGAGATTTCAGAAGAAGCAAAGAAGCAGCTATGGCTATCAGGGCCAATGGTATTTGTGAGTGTGTTTCAATACAGTTTACAAATGATATCTCTCATGTTTGTAGGCCATTTGGACGAGTTGCTTCTAGCTGGTGTTTCTCTGGCTACTTCATTTGTAAATGTCACTGGTTTCAGTGTGCTG CTAGGTATGTCAAGTGCACTTGACACATTTTGTGGTCAATCATATGGAGCACAGCAGTATCATATGGTTGGCATACACATGCAGAGAGCCATAGTGATCATCATGCTTGCTACTATACCAATGTCTTTTATTTGGGCATACTTGAGGCCTATTCTGGTTGTTCTGCATCAAGACAAAACAATTGCAGCACAAGCTCAACTATATGCCACATACTTGATCCCAAGCCTTTCAGCCAACGCTCTTCTTCGGTGCATTACTAAGTTCCTACAAACCCAGAACATTGTCCTTCCAATGATGCTAGCTTCTGGATTCACTACCTTAGCACATGCCCTTCTCTGTTGGCTTTTGGTTCTAAAATTTGGGCTTGGCATCAAAGGAGCtgccattgcattttgcatttCAAATTGGCTTAACACGGTGCTACTAGCACTTTACATCAGGTTCTCCTCTTCCTGCAAAAGCACTTGGACTGGTTTCTCAAGGGAATCCTTGCAGAACATTCCTCAATTTCTCAGTCTTGCTTTTCCTTCAGCACTCATGGTCTG CCTAGAACAATGGACTTTTCAGATAATGGTACTCCTATCTGGGGCTCTTCCTAATCCAAAATTGCAAACATCAGTGCTTTCTATATG CTTTAATACAACTGGTCTGTTTTGGATGATACCATTTGGGGTCAGCGTTGCTGCAAG TACAAGGATATCAAATGAACTAGGGGCTGGCTGTCCAAAAGCTGCATATTTAGCAGTTAAAGTCACCTTGTTAATGTCCTTCGTGGTTGGGGCTTTAGGATTTATTCTTCTCATGGTCACAAGAAACATTTGGGGGCATATTTTTACCAATATACCTGAAGTAATCCGTTATGTGGCATCCATGACACCAATTCTTGCAAGCTCTGTCTTTGTAGATTCAATTCAAACAGCATTATCAG GTATTGTAAGAGGATGTGGTTGGCAGAAGCTTGGTGCATTTGTCAATCTTGGATCTTATTATCTTGTGGGGCTTCCCTTTGCAATTGTGTTGGCTTTTGTCCTCCATATCAAAGGAGAG GGGCTCCTTTTAGGGATTGTGATTGCACTTACTATGCAAGTGGTAGGTTTCCTTGTCATCACGTTGCGCACCAATTGGGAGAAAGAA GCAAATAAGGCAGCAAAAAGAATAAGAAGCAACGGAGTGCCAACTGATGCAAATGCACTGCCAAGTgaccaaaattaa